A single window of Salvia splendens isolate huo1 chromosome 6, SspV2, whole genome shotgun sequence DNA harbors:
- the LOC121806610 gene encoding OVARIAN TUMOR DOMAIN-containing deubiquitinating enzyme 1-like isoform X2, with amino-acid sequence MQNQDGQPAEPETVAITSLPTSEVNDWANYRDDEVMQQHSAIQAEEAGKIPFVGDKEPLSSLAEEYKSGNPILLEKIKVLTEQYAAIRRTRGDGNCFFRSFMFAYLEHILQSQDRAEIDRITVNVEQCKKTLLSLGYAEFTFEDFFSFLEQLESVLSGKEACISHEELVQRSRDQSVSDYVVMFFRFITSGEIRKRLEFYEPFIQGLSNTTVEQFCKSSVEPMGEESDHVHITALSDALGVPIRIVYLDRSHDDKGSVSVNHHDFTPAAHEVTDANTGGVVALEPFITLLYRPGHYDILYPK; translated from the exons ATGCAGAATCAGGATGGGCAACCTGCGGAGCCTGAAACGGTGGCCATAACATCACTACCAACCTCTGAGGTCAATGACTGGGCGAATTATAGGGATGATGAAGTTATGCAGCAGCATTCTGCCATACAGGCAGAGGAAGCTGGGAAAATACCATTTGTTGGTGACAAG GAGCCTCTCTCATCTTTAGCAGAGGAATACAAGTCAGGAAACCCAATTTTGTTGGAGAAAATTAAG GTTCTGACTGAACAATATGCTGCCATCAGGCGAACAAGGGGAGATGGGAATTGCTTCTTCCGTAGCTTCATGTTTGCTTACCTG GAGCATATTCTGCAATCACAAGACCGTGCAGAAATCGACCGCATCACGGTCAATGTGGAGCAGTGCAAGAAGACACTTCTCAGCTTGGGCTACGCAGAATTTACTTTCGAAGACTTTTTTTCG TTCCTTGAGCAACTTGAAAGTGTTCTTTCAGGGAAAGAAGCTTGCATAAG CCATGAGGAACTTGTACAGAGAAGTAGAGATCAGTCAGTATCTGACTATG TTGTGATGTTCTTTAGATTTATTACATCTGGTGAAATAAGGAAGCGTTTGGAGTTCTATGAACCATTTATTCAAGGATTAAGTAATACCACAGTGGAGCAG TTCTGCAAATCATCGGTGGAGCCAATGGGTGAAGAGAGCGATCATGTCCACATTACCGCATTGTCAGATGCACTGGGCGTCCCAATCCGCATAGTCTATCTTGATCGCAGTCATGATGATAAGGGTAGCGTGAGCGTGAACCATCATGACTTCACTCCTGCTGCACACGAGGTCACTGATGCTAATACTGGTGGTGTCGTGGCGCTTGAACCGTTCATTACCTTGCTGTACCGGCCCGGTCACTATGACATTCTGTACCCAAAATAA
- the LOC121806610 gene encoding OVARIAN TUMOR DOMAIN-containing deubiquitinating enzyme 1-like isoform X1 → MQNQDGQPAEPETVAITSLPTSEVNDWANYRDDEVMQQHSAIQAEEAGKIPFVGDKEPLSSLAEEYKSGNPILLEKIKVLTEQYAAIRRTRGDGNCFFRSFMFAYLEHILQSQDRAEIDRITVNVEQCKKTLLSLGYAEFTFEDFFSQFLEQLESVLSGKEACISHEELVQRSRDQSVSDYVVMFFRFITSGEIRKRLEFYEPFIQGLSNTTVEQFCKSSVEPMGEESDHVHITALSDALGVPIRIVYLDRSHDDKGSVSVNHHDFTPAAHEVTDANTGGVVALEPFITLLYRPGHYDILYPK, encoded by the exons ATGCAGAATCAGGATGGGCAACCTGCGGAGCCTGAAACGGTGGCCATAACATCACTACCAACCTCTGAGGTCAATGACTGGGCGAATTATAGGGATGATGAAGTTATGCAGCAGCATTCTGCCATACAGGCAGAGGAAGCTGGGAAAATACCATTTGTTGGTGACAAG GAGCCTCTCTCATCTTTAGCAGAGGAATACAAGTCAGGAAACCCAATTTTGTTGGAGAAAATTAAG GTTCTGACTGAACAATATGCTGCCATCAGGCGAACAAGGGGAGATGGGAATTGCTTCTTCCGTAGCTTCATGTTTGCTTACCTG GAGCATATTCTGCAATCACAAGACCGTGCAGAAATCGACCGCATCACGGTCAATGTGGAGCAGTGCAAGAAGACACTTCTCAGCTTGGGCTACGCAGAATTTACTTTCGAAGACTTTTTTTCG CAGTTCCTTGAGCAACTTGAAAGTGTTCTTTCAGGGAAAGAAGCTTGCATAAG CCATGAGGAACTTGTACAGAGAAGTAGAGATCAGTCAGTATCTGACTATG TTGTGATGTTCTTTAGATTTATTACATCTGGTGAAATAAGGAAGCGTTTGGAGTTCTATGAACCATTTATTCAAGGATTAAGTAATACCACAGTGGAGCAG TTCTGCAAATCATCGGTGGAGCCAATGGGTGAAGAGAGCGATCATGTCCACATTACCGCATTGTCAGATGCACTGGGCGTCCCAATCCGCATAGTCTATCTTGATCGCAGTCATGATGATAAGGGTAGCGTGAGCGTGAACCATCATGACTTCACTCCTGCTGCACACGAGGTCACTGATGCTAATACTGGTGGTGTCGTGGCGCTTGAACCGTTCATTACCTTGCTGTACCGGCCCGGTCACTATGACATTCTGTACCCAAAATAA